A genomic window from Candidatus Pelagisphaera phototrophica includes:
- the galE gene encoding UDP-glucose 4-epimerase GalE, which translates to MKILVVGGAGFIGSHCVRQLLAAGHEPLILDNFVYGHRDSIPQGLTVYDGDMGDISFTQPILEKEKVDIVMHFAAFAYVGESTTDPLKYYDNNISKTVHLLQAMRNTKVNTFIFSSSCTIFGDTNEMPLHEDVPRQAFSPYGQTKQDVEVLLGYCAKAYGLSYACFRYFNASGADPDGKIGEDHDPETHLIPLAIQAARGQRDKLVIFGTDYPTPDGTCLRDYIHVNDLSRAHIASFEKLQTPGTELHYNLGTGKPSSVLEVINTVEDVTGLKVPHEFGPRRPGDVPAAYAYPEKAIKELNWDIEFLDIKSIVETAWKWHQSNPNGFEE; encoded by the coding sequence ATGAAGATACTAGTCGTCGGCGGAGCCGGATTCATCGGGAGTCACTGTGTGAGACAGTTGCTCGCAGCGGGTCACGAACCCTTAATACTGGACAATTTCGTCTACGGCCACCGCGACTCCATCCCGCAGGGCCTAACCGTCTACGACGGCGACATGGGTGACATCTCGTTCACCCAACCGATTCTGGAAAAGGAGAAGGTCGACATCGTCATGCATTTCGCCGCATTCGCCTACGTCGGTGAATCCACGACGGATCCCCTCAAGTACTACGACAACAACATCTCCAAAACCGTTCACCTGCTGCAAGCGATGAGAAACACCAAGGTGAACACCTTCATATTCAGTTCGTCCTGCACTATTTTTGGGGACACAAATGAGATGCCATTGCACGAGGACGTCCCCCGCCAAGCCTTCAGTCCCTATGGCCAAACCAAGCAGGATGTGGAGGTTCTCCTCGGATACTGTGCCAAGGCCTACGGATTGTCTTACGCCTGCTTCCGCTACTTCAATGCATCCGGCGCGGATCCGGATGGAAAAATCGGTGAGGACCACGACCCGGAAACCCACCTCATCCCGCTCGCCATTCAAGCCGCCAGAGGTCAACGCGACAAGCTGGTCATTTTTGGCACCGACTACCCCACTCCAGACGGGACCTGCCTTCGAGACTATATCCATGTCAACGACTTGAGCCGCGCCCACATCGCATCTTTCGAAAAACTGCAAACTCCAGGAACAGAGCTCCATTACAATCTCGGAACCGGAAAACCGTCCAGCGTCCTAGAAGTTATCAATACAGTCGAGGACGTCACCGGCCTTAAAGTCCCGCACGAGTTTGGTCCCAGAAGACCTGGAGACGTTCCTGCCGCCTACGCTTATCCCGAAAAAGCAATCAAAGAGCTCAACTGGGACATCGAATTT